A stretch of Vannielia litorea DNA encodes these proteins:
- a CDS encoding YqaA family protein has translation MTPYLGLFLAAFVAATLLPAQSEALLAWRLADPALSPALLLAVATAGNVLGSCVNWVCGRFLRRFRGRRWFPVSAAALARAEARYRRWGRWSLLASWVPVIGDPLTVVAGLMREPLWRFLLLVTLAKAGRYLAVMAATFAWL, from the coding sequence ATGACCCCCTACCTGGGCCTGTTTCTCGCGGCCTTCGTCGCGGCCACCCTGCTGCCCGCGCAATCGGAGGCGCTGCTGGCCTGGCGGCTGGCCGACCCCGCGCTGTCGCCCGCGCTGCTGCTGGCGGTGGCCACCGCGGGCAACGTGCTGGGCTCCTGCGTGAACTGGGTCTGCGGGCGGTTCCTGCGGCGGTTCCGGGGGCGGAGGTGGTTTCCGGTCTCGGCGGCAGCACTGGCACGGGCGGAGGCGCGGTATCGCCGCTGGGGACGGTGGAGCCTGCTGGCGAGCTGGGTGCCGGTGATCGGCGATCCGCTCACGGTGGTGGCGGGACTGATGCGGGAGCCGCTGTGGCGGTTTCTGCTGCTGGTGACCCTCGCCAAGGCAGGGCGATACCTGGCGGTGATGGCCGCGACCTTCGCCTGGCTCTGA
- a CDS encoding thiamine diphosphokinase — protein sequence MDRLNAALIHGKRLVAADGGADAALAQGLMPEAVIGDFDSLSAKARATLPPESLHQVAEQDSTDFEKVLSRVRAPMLLAVGFLGLRLDHQLAALTALVAHAHQPCLLLGTDDIAFAAPPEIALDLAPGSRLSLYPLAPVTGRSAGLEWPIDGLTFSPSGRIGTSNRVTGPVRLAFDGPGMVVITPPEALDALLAGFSGRPSARAR from the coding sequence GTGGACCGCCTTAATGCGGCCCTAATTCACGGCAAACGGCTGGTTGCGGCCGATGGCGGGGCCGATGCGGCGCTCGCGCAGGGGTTAATGCCCGAGGCGGTGATCGGCGACTTCGACAGCCTGAGCGCAAAGGCCCGCGCCACCCTGCCGCCCGAAAGCCTGCACCAGGTGGCCGAACAGGACAGCACCGATTTCGAGAAGGTGCTGAGCCGCGTCCGTGCGCCCATGCTGCTTGCGGTGGGCTTTCTCGGCTTGCGGCTCGATCACCAGCTCGCCGCGCTGACCGCGCTGGTGGCCCACGCCCACCAGCCCTGCCTGCTGCTCGGAACCGATGACATCGCCTTTGCCGCACCGCCCGAGATCGCGCTCGACCTCGCGCCGGGCAGCCGGCTGTCGCTCTATCCGCTGGCGCCGGTGACGGGCCGCAGCGCGGGGCTCGAATGGCCCATCGACGGGCTCACCTTTTCGCCCTCGGGCCGGATCGGCACCTCCAACCGGGTCACCGGCCCGGTGCGGCTGGCCTTCGACGGGCCGGGGATGGTGGTGATCACGCCGCCGGAGGCGCTGGACGCTCTGCTGGCAGGCTTTTCCGGCCGGCCATCTGCTCGCGCCAGATGA
- a CDS encoding DMT family transporter — protein sequence MQQADRPLLGITLMLGFCLLAPLGDSVAKLLGGHVPLSQLVFFRFAIQAVILVPIVLLTGGTLRMSRRALGFTALRTVLHIIGIGSMFLSLRFLPLADAVAIAFVMPFIMLLLGWFFLGEEVGMRRLTACAVGFAGTCMVIQPSFVEVGWAALLPVLVAVNFAFFMLVTRMMRADVDPVAMQSVSGLMGTAALAPLLLVADGSWWAEFDVVSPAPRTWALIVAMGCIGTLAHLLMTWSLRHAPTATLAPMQYLEIPFSTLIGWVIFKDFPDGLALAGIGVTIGAGLYIIWREQMAGRKSLPAERPAPPAA from the coding sequence ATGCAACAGGCGGACAGGCCCCTTCTCGGTATCACGCTCATGCTGGGGTTCTGCCTTCTGGCCCCGCTGGGCGATTCCGTGGCCAAGCTGCTGGGCGGGCATGTGCCGCTCAGCCAGCTCGTGTTCTTCCGCTTCGCGATCCAAGCGGTGATCCTCGTGCCCATCGTCCTGCTGACGGGCGGGACGCTGCGGATGAGCCGCCGGGCGCTGGGGTTCACCGCACTGCGGACGGTGCTGCATATCATCGGGATCGGCTCGATGTTTCTCAGCCTGCGGTTCCTGCCGCTGGCCGATGCGGTGGCCATCGCCTTCGTGATGCCCTTCATCATGCTGCTGCTCGGATGGTTCTTTCTGGGCGAGGAGGTCGGCATGCGCCGGCTCACCGCCTGCGCGGTGGGCTTTGCCGGCACCTGCATGGTGATCCAGCCTTCCTTCGTCGAGGTCGGCTGGGCCGCGCTGCTGCCGGTGCTGGTGGCGGTGAACTTCGCCTTCTTCATGCTGGTCACCCGGATGATGCGGGCCGATGTGGACCCGGTCGCGATGCAGTCGGTCAGCGGGTTGATGGGCACGGCGGCGCTGGCGCCGCTGCTGCTCGTGGCCGACGGCAGCTGGTGGGCCGAGTTCGACGTGGTCTCCCCTGCCCCGCGCACCTGGGCTCTGATCGTCGCCATGGGCTGCATCGGCACGCTGGCGCATCTGCTGATGACCTGGAGCCTGCGCCACGCGCCCACGGCCACCCTGGCGCCGATGCAATACCTGGAGATCCCCTTCTCCACGCTGATCGGCTGGGTGATCTTCAAGGATTTTCCCGACGGGCTGGCGCTCGCGGGCATCGGGGTGACGATCGGCGCCGGGCTCTACATCATCTGGCGCGAGCAGATGGCCGGCCGGAAAAGCCTGCCAGCAGAGCGTCCAGCGCCTCCGGCGGCGTGA